AATAATCTGCTGCAGCTGATGTTAATGtgattaatataatattattgtATGCAACTGCATTACACAGTGAATATTTGTATCTCCATAATGTCTCATCTATGTATAATCTTGGAATATCCTGGAATCATTAACATGTCATGTTAACCAGAGCTACTAAATAATGGATCCTACATACTTGACCTTTGTATACTGCGTTTTTCCCCCCAATATAGAAATGCCTGAAAGCTATTACACATCTAGGTCTTTTTGTACTCATCACAAATTGATACAGCACAGGTACATTATGTTATTGACTAATTCTAGTGAATTCTGGCTACCAACATGCTATGTCTGTGGGATCAAAAGCATATGCAAAATGATCTGATGAATAATAGTCAAGTTGaagttaagtcaaacttaaacCCACTAAAATGGGTAGCCGTTTTAAACAGACACTAGCAAGGACCATGCCCACACCACAAAGCTGAGCTGAACCTAACTGGACTTACCCAGGTCCATCATACTAGTATTAGCAAATTTGATGTTTTGGAAATTTTCTTCTGCAAGGCTGAGGAtcgggaaaaaaacaaaaccaaaaaaaaaaacacaaatcaactaGCACAGTGGGCTGTAGGGAACAAGTGGACTGAAATAATGCTATTTTCCCATATACAGTCCTTTGAACATTTAGATTAAATTCAATGCATGTATTTAAAATGAGTACCAAAGACATGCCATGACTGGGTGTTAAAGAAAGATAAGCTGGTGTGGGGCTTGTCCAGCAGAGTCAAAAACCTAGACAGACAGCATATAGACTACTTCTAGCTCAGCTCAGCTCAGCAACAGTGTGAACAAGGTCAGCATGGCCTCATCTCTCCAAGATGACATTATAGGGACAGGTAAACCCCATGTCAAACAACTGTTTGATACTTAACAGATTAACAGTACATCACATGGTGTATAAACAAAGCATATTATCATACcaataaacacttaaaacattaGGGTTAGTGCATTCTACACTTCAGATATAAATGTTAAAATTCTCTAGTGTTAACATCAACTACGTTTTCAAAGCAACCACAAATTGTATGTGgtttatattttctatattaGAGTAACAAAatgacttttcttttcaaaaatgaaacagaaaaacTAGCAGCCAACATCCAAATACTTGTCTAGgaagtatctttttttttttgacaagtgAGGACAGACAAGAGGTATATTAAAGACATTCAAAAggaaaaacttaaaaaagttCAAATTTGTCTTCGCTGAAAACCCCAAAAAGTGCAGTGAAAAAGAAACAAGTgaagtgttcctttaaaatgttcttattgCTCACAGTCTGGTacgaagagaaaaaaaagccatgtggcaatcataaaaacaaaaactgaagacAGGACCCCCAGTGTTagactctgtgtgtgcgtgtgtgtgtgtgtaccaggttGTCCCAGCTGAAAAGCTGACAAACTGTTGCAGCCGGAGAACAAAGTGAAGAAAGTGATGGGTGCAGAATGGATTGAGTAAGGGAGTGGTAGCAGTagaaagaagaggagggggTATAaaagtgctgctgctgttgttggagAAGAGTTCAGGTGCTTTTGTCCTCTACCTTGTACCCTGGGGTGGCTTTGTGGGAGGCAGAATGGCGCTGGCTGCCATCTTTGCCCGGCGTGGATGTCCTGTCTTTGGCCTTGGCCTTGTTGCCCAGTCTACCTCCTCCTTCCTGGCTCTCGACGTCTGATGTGTTGCCTGAAGAACTGTCCtgtagagaaagagaagaggagggaggaagagtgAAGGACAAAGGGGTTAAGAGTGATGTGtaataatgtatttaattatCTGAGTCAAGTTTAGTAAAAAGGTAAATGATTCTGACATGGGACCTAGAATATACCATGCAGTTGCTTGCACATCAGCATAATAACCTTCTACCACAAAGCATCTGTACCACTAATCTAGGATGGACGGTTGATCTGAAACGGATAGGTTACTAGAGTAGTTGTATACAGCCTAATGTCTTACAGATGACTTGTTCTTTTTATCACCCTTGCCATCCTCTGCGTCGTCTGAGTCTGGTTCTGAGTCCAGCGCAGGGAGCTCTGGATCCAGTGGAGGCTCAAACAGAGCTGTGTTCAGTGGCAAGTATCGCAGCTCATTGGGAGAGTACCTGTCGTTCACAACACAATGATGCATCAGGGTAAAACGTTCAGCACAGCGATAAATAATGCAAGCTGAAAGCCTATccagaaaacacagtttcactCAGGAAAAGGTAACATCATTTTGAGTTTATTATCTTAAATACATAGAGGCCAATTGTAAGCAAAGCAATTATCCAAGTGTGTACCTTTTGTAGTATTCTTGGAACTGTCCTGGTATGAGAGCCACAGGGTAAGGCCCTGTCCTCGTCAGGTCTGGAGCCAGCACCTTGAACCTGCCCTGGGGCACCTGGATAAtctgagaaaacacacaaaaacacaaagctcTTTTTCTAAATCCCTGTAGAATCTCACCAAGTTAGCTGAAGCACCGCTTTGGACTCACATGTGTTTGAAGGTCAAAGTACGCTCTCCTCTCTTCCATACGCTCCCTGTTGAAATTGCTATTGAACTCTGCAGCTTTTTTAGCTGCCTTCTTAATGTACTCAGGGACCTTGCTGGCCTCCACCTTCTGAGGGTTCTGCTGCTGCATTTGCTACAagagacaacagacaaagactGTACAGTAAGAGATATGTACATATATGGACAGGGATGTTAGGAAACAATACAATCatgattgttttgtggttcGTATCCTATCGCCTACTGGCTTGGCGAGCTCGGagaacaaagtgacacaaagCAGTGTTCAGTTCACAGTGTTctaaaggtttaatgagacacacaaggatacattttctaacaatcaCTCCATTCACTTAGATGCCGTGAGAATAGAAAGATAAGAGACAGGCTCCTGCATTTCTTGGGTATGTATGAataattaatttgtattttaactattttaccTTCTTATTAACCTGTGCTATATTAACGCATCCCTCACGAGTGATGCAGCCTATTTCATCTTTTCATTATTGCTTGTTACTGCTTTGCATGGTTGAACAGTGCTAGAAGAAGGCTTAGGTCTATGTTGCTTGGCTGTGTTCTGATGCTTGCATGGCTTCTTATACTGAATGTGGATACCTTTTGATGTGTAGCTATGCTAatgttttgctgcttcctgtagctCTGCATGGCCAACTGAGAAAGCTTATCTGTTGTTTTAGTGGTCTTTATAGTGTCTTGTTGACTGCtatctgtatagtttaacctgtactaatgtcttgctgcttcctgctgctctggtctaaaatcatctggccaaaggactacagttgaaaattagccggctggctaacactggcacatttacagaaatgttgattaatgtgtgttgtcctttataaataaagaataagaatagaCAGGAGGATTGGTTCAGGTTGGTTCACGCATATACATCTTCAGGCAGGAAAACAATGTTACAATTGTAACATATTTACAGCAGTGGAGGACTTTCATTAAATGCATtactccaaaataaaaaaagacagtaacCATCAGCCCCaggatatttctttttttacttgtttgtATACTTACAGAGTACTCTTTAGCTATTCTCTGCCGCTCTCTCTCCTGCAGTATGACTGAATACTCTGAATGTTTGGTGGGATACTCCTTTATCATCAGATCTATCACCTCGTCACTCCGCAGAGCTGTCAGACctggaaacaaacaaaagacacaCTCTGTGCACACTTGGACTGCATCAAGCACACGGATGACTTGCacagaaaaaatattatttccaGAGTAAGTCTCATAAACAAGGCACCAGGATATTTGCGCTCCAAATGCActgtattaagagaacattaGGATTTCAACAAAGTGAAACAATTCTCTCTGGTCTGAGAGTGTCAGGTGTGGCTCCTACCCAGAGTGCACTGTGTTTCAGTAATGACGTTCTGTTCACGCAGGTAAAGCTTCTCTTTGTGGGACAAGTCTCTTCTCTCCATATCTACAGCGTGAAAAAGCAACAACATCACTGGTCGAGGAACAGCTTCCTTCTTCATTCAGGTCAGAACATATGTAAAAAAGTGTCATTACAGCTGTATGACAGCAGACAAACAACTAAGCACAGCTACTAGTCAATGCCTATACTTGTATTTTTACAAGTACTAGCAAATAAATGGTATTATAGTAtagaataaataatatttttaagaAAAAGAGCACCACTTTATCCTTGAACACTTTACCTTTAAAAAAGGTACAGtactgttttatatttttacttcAGTCTTACCAGGGTACTTCCTTTTGAATGAGGTGACTCCCAGATACTCGCTGACCTGCTCCTGCAGCATATAATACTCTCCTGTGTCATCTGGAGGCCACTTGTACTCTGTCAGGTTCTCTGCTGGGAAATATGTCGGGCTGGAAGGGGATTGGAGGGACAACAGGAGATGATATTtaaaactcttaaaaaaaataaaaataaaagatcagTCTTTGGTGGTTTTGCTTAACAAGCATGGAGAATATAAAAAGGGAGATGGGTGAGACTAACAGGTTCCCAGCTAGCATGGCAAATTCAACCAAAAACCACAATGTAGATAATGtggaaattgtattttaaaataaagtatgTAGAGGGGGAACACATGAAACTGAAGAGGGATACAGTTATGTATTTCAGTTGGATCACATACATGTTAACAGTAAAAATACATTATACATCatcaaatatattaaattataaCCAAAACCTTGTCAGCCCTTAAGTTATCAAGACTGCCTAAACAAATCCTGGCAATGCTAATTCGTTGCTCCATGCCAAGCATCAAGCCAACCTACCCAAGGTCTTGAATGAAGGTGTCGCAACTTCGAGAGCTGTCCCCTGAACCCATTCTCCTTCTCTTGGGAGGCTGGCTGCCATCATTGGACTCTTCTTCTATAACATCCTCCtacagaggaaaataaaaacacagtttatGACTTTAACAATTATATAATGTGATGATGTTGGCAAATTCCACAGAGCATGCCTGTGTTTACTCACATAAATACCTACTGCTCTTTAGGGGGCACTTTGTATTTAGCTATCTAATTTGTGGTTCGACATTTCCACAGGTATAGAAAATCACTTTGTTTTCATTTGGGCAACTGGGTTCACAGGGAGTTTATTAATAAACCCAGGATAATGTTAATGTCGCTGTAGCTCCTTCTGAGCGGACacattgatttatttctttAACAAAATCTGGCTTGTGTCTCTTAAAAATCTTTATCATTTCGACCTACAACCCATCCAAGCACAGCCCTTGATTCCTAAATAATTATCACCCAAACAATTGACaggaacatactgtacagttgGTGGTGTTTGTCACAGTTGCACACATTTGTACACTACTCTAAGTGTGTACATTTTTAACCTCAGCATCACTTCTGTCATCATAATGGCATCATTCCTAAAACCACATTGTGCATTTAAAATCTAGTTACCTTATACTTCGTCTGCGAggaggaaaggggaaaaagaaaACTCAAAAATAACTATAAGCTATATAGTCTATATTAATGTGTTCACTTTTGGAGATTTAACGTTAGGTGCTGTCCTAGTGTGGTCCTTTTACAGCAGAATGAGGGGATATCTGTCTTTCCACAAGGAGACATTTATTGCGCACAAACACCATGTAATTCATGTATTGGCAAAGTGATAACAGAGGCGCATAGAAGGGCTGGCGTTATCGCTGTCATACCACTCATATCAATAGAATTTGACGTTATAATTCTTATATGGACATAAATCATATAACACGTTTTGTGGCACGACACAGAAGATATAAACCATCACTAACATTCAGCACACACTTGAAAACAAAGGGGTGATGCTAACATCGCCATCAGTTGTCATTCATGGACGCAGGTAGCCGTTggatagctagctagccgttAGCTGAGCAAGCAAGAGTGCAGAGCTCCGCGGACAGAGCTAACGTTATTTATTATTCGTGTTGTTCGTGCGGAATATAAATTTCACCTTTATCGATTGTGCTCCAGGAGTAGCGGGGTTGCTGTCGCAGGGCGGTCTGACGGGAAGCACAGCCGCCATATTTCTCTAAATCAAGCCTGCAGCTAGGCTAGCTCACTAGCCGCTTCTtcgttttcttcttcttgtacaGTTTTGTGGCAGCCAGGCAGTTGGCAAACATTAAGGTCCGCCACCTCCTGGGCTAGAGGGTAGGTTGTGAATGGACTAGCTATTTTCTCGCTTCATCTTAACTGGGATTGGTGTTTCAATTCTATACacaataattatattatttggTAATTTAAATATTATGTTAGCTAAGGCTATAAATGATCTTCAAAAAAGTCTGTCTCAAAAGCCTCTAAACACTGTTACGGTAACGATAGCTGGTTAAACAGCACCGCCCTACGGCAGTCTTAAGCAGTTACAATGCTCGGCCCGTTTggattgcttttattttgaaaaaacaacaagcCACGTACGGGAAGTCGGAGGGGAAATCAGCTGAAATCCGCGGAAAACATCAGCAGGACTATTTTTCACTACTTAGCTAGCTATCCCTATCCAACTTCTatttctcctttccttcctttttgCTGTCAAAACTCCACACAGGCGATGTCTGAGTCATACGGTAAGGAGGCTGTTTTGACAAGTAGCCACCGTTAGCATCTTCACGTAGCTAGGCACAGAGATAGGATGAGGCAGGTGTGCCGAGGGAGCTTTTTTCTCATCGTAAACAGAGATAGCTGACAGGCTAACCGAAGGCTGCTGGCCTTAAAAATGCCATGTCAGCGTACACAATGGCACAGAGGTTATACAGTGTATTTTACTGTGGCTGTGCGAGCAAAATGTATTGAGGTTGTGAGGTTACAAATCCACACAGAGGTTAGCGGAATGGACAGGAAGCTGACGCCAGGGGGGACAGGGCTAGGGTGATGGAGCTGGTCTGAAGACTTGACTGAGCTGTGTATCATGTACAATAGACACAATACAATGATTGTATGGGATACCTATTTAGGTGACAACCATGTTTGTGAGGGATTGATGTCCTAGCTTCACCATTTTACATTAGGATGATCAAGATTTTGAAGTGGAGCTGGGATACTACTGTGATGTTACATAGTCTCACCACATACGTGAGTGCTACTCATAGACTACTGCTATATGTGTAAAGCATAGATAGCTGTGCTGTGTTCTGTAAACCCCAAAGTTATATActactatgctgtattctgtTCCTGTGTGTATGCAATACTGATATCAATATTTAAGAGGTATCAAATCATGATTGTTTGCTGCTATTTGTAATTTAACACAAACGCATACAATTAAACAAAATTATTAAAGCGACTAAGATGTGTACTGAGCAGAAAATTTTACAGTTACAAATAACTGGCAATTCCTCTCTTAGACAAACTATATGATGGTGTATAGTGAGTTACACTAAATGATCGCAAAACATATATTTGACATTTCTGTCCTGCAACTTCTTAAGATATCAAATGGCATTTATTATGTTGATACCAATATAACTGTGATGAGCTAATATTGTATGATAATATCGGCACAGCTTTGGCTCTAGTTATGACAATCATGCTTGCTTGTTTGGTATGCACCActatttctgtgttttcttaCATCAGATTTCCTGTTTAAATTCCTGGTTATTGGAAATGCTGGAACGGGCAAATCCTGTCTGCTGCACCAGTTCATAGAGAAGAGATGTAAGTCATAAATATTCAACATACTGTTCATTGTTTACTGTTAACAGACAGTTGCTCTGACCTCTAATGAACAGCAATGTAGTTGTAATGAAAAATCAACACATATAAGCATGTGAAAATTTGATcagcttttttaaatgtaggtcAGAGAAAGTCCAGATGATTTTAGTCTTTGTCTTGTACAGTGCATTTTCTTCACTGAAAAGATACAATGTAGACCATCACTATGTGTTGCAATTATCTAATTATGaaccccttttttattttgttttccagtTAAGGATGAATCCAACCACACGATTGGAGTGGAGTTTGGCTCCAAGATCATCAATGTTGTCAATAAAATGGTCAAACTGCAGATTTGGGACACTGCAGGACAAGAAAGGTTCAGGTAGGGAAAAATCCCAAAATAACTGCCTATGGTTAAGGGCAAATGTAATCCCCTCACCCTCTTTCTCAACACATTTTGGACCCTGTGCTCATATGTCATTTATTTCTACCACATGCATAGTGTTTGAATCTAAGTCAGATTTTTCAACAGTTTGTATGCACAACGTAAGTAAACAGTAGTAGCAAGATGGCAGATCGCATTGATTTCCTGTGAGGTTTTGTGCTGTTATTACcgatgtttgtttttatcccaAAAGCAAGGGTGGACTAACTATTAACAAGACCTCTGCAggttctttttttcaacaaatttataatcaatttgtgtgtgtgtgtgtgtgtgtgtgtgtgtgtgtgtgtgtgtgtgtgtgtgtgtgtgtgtgtgtgtgtgtgtgtgtgtgtgtgtgtgtgtgtgtgtgtgtgtgtgtgtgtgtgtgtgtgtgtgtgtgtgtgtgtgtgtgtgtgtgtcaggtctGTGACCAGGAGTTACTacagaggagctgcaggagCTCTGCTGGTCTATGATATCACCAGGTAAATCAGCCAATCGCAAAACAAGATTTAAATTCGCctctctttttaaaaatgtaacctgtctgtctctgtacaCTGCAGTCGAGAGACATACAACGCTCTGACCACGTGGCTGAGTGATGCCAGGATGCTGGCCAGTCAGAATATCGTCATCATTCTATGTGGAAACAAGAAGGACCTGGACGCAGACAGAGAGGTCACGTTTCTGGAGGCTTCCCGCTTCGCTCAGGAGAATGGTAGGCTCAACAGTTTGTCATATAGTGGGATGCTTTGATAGTTCTACTCATAACCTCTTAATAATAGTTGGGGAATGTATCTCTCATTAGAACAGAGCTCCAGGCATTGACCTATTATTGTTAGAGGAAGGACTTTTTTGGCGTGTCATTAACACCTAAATTTGAAATTTTATGAAATGATAGCATTTACTTGGGTTCCGATAAGAAGTATGCTGCTCAAAGTAAATGTATTGCATTGTTAAGACTAAGGGCTAaaataacgtgtgtgtgtgtgtgtgtgtgtgtgtgtgtgtgtgtgtgtgtgtgtgtgtgtgtgtgtgtgtgtgtgtgtgtgtgtgtgtgtgtgtgtgtgtgtgtgtgtgtgtgtgtgtgtgtgtgtgtgtgtgtgtgtgtgtgtgtgtgtgtgtgtgtgtgtgtgtgtgtcagagctgaTGTTCCTGGAGACAAGTGCTCTAACTGGGGAGAACGTTGAAGAGGCCTTTGTCCAGTGCGCTCGGAAAATCCTCAACAAGATAGAGTCAGGTAGGAACTGCGACCCTCTCTTATAACCCTAACCCCCGACTCTAAATCGCTTCGTTTCCTGACAGGATCAACAAGGAAGGCTTAGTTAAGACTCCAGACCCAGCACTGTCACAGGTCTCATGGAGAATTGTCATAGTTAAAGTCAGAAACAACTTaacttaattattaaaaaacaattaaatactCAATTTAAAATACTCCACAGATCCCACATAATGCTATTTATACTTGATAAAATGAATA
This sequence is a window from Perca flavescens isolate YP-PL-M2 chromosome 1, PFLA_1.0, whole genome shotgun sequence. Protein-coding genes within it:
- the phf10 gene encoding PHD finger protein 10, giving the protein MAAVLPVRPPCDSNPATPGAQSIKEDVIEEESNDGSQPPKRRRMGSGDSSRSCDTFIQDLGPTYFPAENLTEYKWPPDDTGEYYMLQEQVSEYLGVTSFKRKYPDMERRDLSHKEKLYLREQNVITETQCTLGLTALRSDEVIDLMIKEYPTKHSEYSVILQERERQRIAKEYSQMQQQNPQKVEASKVPEYIKKAAKKAAEFNSNFNRERMEERRAYFDLQTHIIQVPQGRFKVLAPDLTRTGPYPVALIPGQFQEYYKRYSPNELRYLPLNTALFEPPLDPELPALDSEPDSDDAEDGKGDKKNKSSDSSSGNTSDVESQEGGGRLGNKAKAKDRTSTPGKDGSQRHSASHKATPGYKPKVIPNAICGICQKGKEANKRGKPEALIHCSQCDNSGHPTCLDMSKELVGVIQTYCWQCMECKTCTVCQQPHHEDEMMFCDKCDRGYHTFCVGMDSIPTGLWVCEVCDKDFTTPKKKGGAKTPKKSKSAQK
- the rab4a gene encoding ras-related protein Rab-4A, encoding MSESYDFLFKFLVIGNAGTGKSCLLHQFIEKRFKDESNHTIGVEFGSKIINVVNKMVKLQIWDTAGQERFRSVTRSYYRGAAGALLVYDITSRETYNALTTWLSDARMLASQNIVIILCGNKKDLDADREVTFLEASRFAQENELMFLETSALTGENVEEAFVQCARKILNKIESGELDPERMGSGIQYGDAALRQLRSPRRAQAQGTQECGC